Proteins encoded in a region of the Xylanibacillus composti genome:
- a CDS encoding alpha-amylase family protein, which yields MTWWKRNNLRMIQNNLRESDANLDVDALIRQLKAMSVNVLMMNAGGIVAFYPTELEYTYRAAGQQKDLLGEAIEKAHANGMKFIARFDFSKAHESVFAKRPEWFYRTRAGEAVNYHGIVHTCVNSEYQREYSLKMIDEVISRYDVDGIFFNMFGYQTRDYSGKEYGICCCDNCKSRFMDMYGLDLPETASLEDPVYRKYKEFQQVTTRMMLDSIHDFVKSKRPDIAISTYNEHKVDIVRKESNTEITRPHPVWLYSSSENVKSLEDSWEDKLVSNCSINAIGLVHRFTGVSKHEVNIRLKESLASGSGLDFCIIGVFEDYPDRENLQTVADIFRYHQENEEYYGRFLSMADVALVKPGMPSQKDTKEYLGLFKMLKENHIQFDVIHQHTLVHHQEKLARFKAVIIPDIAQFTDEELVMLEEAAKQGVSLLSTGLSFTFNEANRSFVERVFGGKLESLHDVKQEASYFYTSDKTVFRHFPERDWVIIDGPFYHVRFDDQTAGLLPWVEPSTFGPPERAFGHRVSQEWFGAGMRKQGAMQTVYMPWKPASLYYQHGYSDHKFAVLDLLYHLVGDAWTLTTNAPQQVEVFFNKLDDCTYMLHLLNLSGFNGVSYSEPLPIHDLTVTLPGIGPISQARNLVDSQQAPSSVSITGNATVKVSVLEDFAAIVLRV from the coding sequence ATGACCTGGTGGAAACGCAACAACTTGCGGATGATTCAGAACAATCTGCGGGAATCCGACGCAAACCTAGATGTGGATGCGCTAATCAGGCAGCTGAAGGCGATGTCGGTGAATGTGCTTATGATGAACGCTGGCGGGATTGTCGCTTTTTACCCTACTGAGCTGGAATACACGTACCGGGCTGCCGGTCAGCAGAAAGACTTGTTGGGGGAAGCCATAGAGAAGGCGCACGCGAATGGCATGAAGTTCATTGCGCGCTTTGACTTCAGCAAGGCGCATGAATCCGTATTTGCAAAACGGCCGGAGTGGTTTTACAGGACGAGAGCCGGGGAAGCCGTTAATTACCACGGCATTGTCCACACTTGCGTGAACAGCGAGTATCAGCGGGAATATTCATTGAAGATGATTGACGAGGTTATCTCCCGTTATGATGTGGACGGAATCTTCTTCAACATGTTCGGTTACCAAACCCGCGATTACAGCGGGAAGGAATATGGCATCTGCTGCTGTGACAATTGCAAATCGAGATTCATGGACATGTATGGGCTTGACCTTCCCGAGACGGCAAGTCTGGAGGACCCTGTCTACCGGAAGTACAAGGAGTTCCAGCAGGTGACGACCCGCATGATGCTGGACAGCATTCATGATTTCGTGAAGAGCAAGCGTCCGGACATCGCGATCTCGACTTACAACGAACATAAAGTAGACATTGTGCGCAAGGAATCCAATACGGAAATCACGCGCCCGCATCCAGTCTGGTTGTACTCCTCATCCGAGAATGTCAAGTCACTGGAGGACTCCTGGGAGGATAAGCTGGTTAGCAACTGCAGCATCAATGCGATCGGTCTTGTTCACCGCTTCACCGGCGTTTCCAAGCATGAAGTCAACATCAGGCTGAAGGAAAGTCTGGCGAGCGGCTCTGGCCTCGACTTCTGTATTATCGGCGTGTTCGAGGATTATCCGGATCGAGAGAATCTGCAGACGGTTGCGGATATCTTCCGTTACCATCAGGAGAATGAGGAGTATTACGGCAGATTCCTGTCCATGGCCGATGTGGCGCTAGTGAAGCCGGGCATGCCTTCGCAGAAGGACACGAAGGAATACTTGGGACTATTCAAGATGCTGAAGGAGAATCACATTCAGTTCGATGTCATTCATCAGCACACGCTGGTTCACCATCAAGAAAAACTCGCCCGCTTCAAGGCGGTGATCATTCCCGATATCGCCCAATTCACAGACGAAGAGCTCGTTATGCTGGAAGAGGCGGCGAAGCAGGGCGTCAGCTTGCTTAGCACCGGATTGTCCTTCACGTTCAATGAAGCGAACCGCAGCTTTGTCGAGCGTGTATTTGGCGGGAAGCTTGAGAGCCTGCATGACGTCAAGCAGGAGGCTTCTTATTTCTATACATCGGACAAAACGGTGTTCAGGCATTTCCCTGAGCGCGATTGGGTCATAATCGACGGTCCGTTCTACCATGTCCGCTTCGACGACCAGACTGCAGGTTTGCTCCCGTGGGTAGAACCGTCTACCTTCGGCCCTCCCGAACGGGCGTTCGGACATCGCGTATCGCAGGAATGGTTCGGCGCTGGCATGAGGAAACAAGGGGCCATGCAAACCGTGTACATGCCATGGAAACCCGCATCCCTGTATTACCAGCACGGGTACAGCGATCACAAGTTTGCCGTGCTCGACTTGCTCTATCATCTGGTTGGCGATGCGTGGACGCTTACAACGAATGCTCCGCAGCAGGTAGAGGTGTTTTTCAACAAGCTGGACGACTGCACTTATATGCTGCATCTATTGAACTTGTCCGGCTTCAACGGCGTCAGCTACAGCGAACCGCTGCCGATTCATGATTTGACGGTGACGTTGCCTGGTATCGGCCCGATTTCCCAAGCCCGCAATCTGGTCGATTCACAGCAGGCCCCATCTTCAGTCTCCATCACCGGGAACGCGACCGTGAAGGTTTCGGTGCTTGAGGATTTCGCGGCAATCGTATTGCGTGTATGA
- a CDS encoding AAA family ATPase: MRPIELILTAFGPYRDKECIDFRKLGNHRLFVISGNTGAGKTTIFDAISFALYGSASGEDRADARMLRSDFAPEDVHTSVNFTFAAGSRTYRVFRQMGHRKGSNKSETGSKIELYEIDGEKETPCVDRFTISDVNAKLESLVGLSKEQFSQIVMLPQGEFRKLLTSDTENKEEILRRIFRTSLYQRLEERFQQMVRERKEQQKEVHMALQLQLAQAGEVLPQRQDSLLAQVWLQPDRNAQQVTAALEEEAAYYEALEERSRTAKEALASQLQLQEAELRDSMLLNNRLDELESLREKLAVLDGQKADIEHTEQQWRLAEQAAKIEPFEEQTRRADQLRKAKQQECAEQEQARLYLQKQLEEARTRYLEEEAREDERKAAEARLRQLQEWVPAVQELAVRKREVQALEEQLTQAHAAIEDSEHKLAELRSEKQAAADQLKLLDHVLAALPEKLAALERMRHKARLLKELIRLEEQMSEFAEAEKKLQQQLAAAKEEHDRLETGWIEGQAGLLAAHLHDGEPCPVCGSKMHPMKADAQQSVPSREALQKAKEELTAVEQVFATAKAEAAAAQSGWRSKEMDRLEYGIQPRDLALQMAELEAEGKNLRAETETLKAQAAHRDEQRSRMEKLEAELDKQQQRREQQQQRYHALQMELGSKQSLLQSELARIPAELQSPEHLQAQIQDQERVCGELARAWKQAQLLREQLETQHAAQEASVIQLRRQAEDADIAWRDAEARFQAELVKAGFADESSYTQVKLPEENRKALRQRLDQFAETYATLRAQRDSLQQELGDRQAVDISGIQQAIVRTKEELEQALSAVQQAARHKADADRIRTAIGQKAIQLKEVESDLEQVMDIHNMLKGDNAWKMSFERYILIEYLEQILHAANLRLQQLSNGQFLLQRSGRLEARGRQSGLGLDVFDAYTGQNRDVKTLSGGEKFHASLSLALGMTDVIQAAQGGISIEMMLIDEGFGSLDEDSLNKAIAALADLQRSGRMIGVISHVTELKQAFPAVLEVVKTREGCSRTTFLIK; the protein is encoded by the coding sequence ATGAGACCGATTGAATTGATATTGACGGCGTTCGGTCCTTATCGCGATAAAGAGTGCATTGACTTTCGCAAGCTCGGAAATCATCGATTGTTCGTCATCAGCGGCAATACCGGGGCAGGCAAAACAACGATTTTCGATGCGATCAGCTTTGCGCTGTACGGCTCCGCAAGCGGTGAGGATCGTGCGGATGCCCGCATGCTGCGCAGCGATTTTGCTCCGGAAGATGTACATACATCCGTGAACTTCACGTTTGCCGCGGGCAGCCGCACTTACCGGGTTTTCCGCCAGATGGGGCATCGCAAGGGCAGCAACAAGAGCGAAACGGGGAGCAAGATCGAGCTGTATGAAATTGACGGGGAGAAGGAAACGCCGTGTGTGGATCGCTTCACAATTAGTGATGTGAATGCCAAGCTGGAGTCGCTTGTAGGACTGTCCAAGGAGCAATTCAGCCAGATCGTGATGCTGCCGCAGGGCGAATTCCGCAAGCTGCTGACGTCGGATACAGAGAACAAGGAAGAGATTTTGCGCCGCATATTCCGGACAAGCCTGTACCAGAGGCTGGAGGAACGCTTTCAGCAAATGGTCCGCGAGCGGAAAGAACAGCAGAAGGAAGTACATATGGCTTTGCAGCTGCAGCTGGCTCAAGCGGGCGAGGTGCTGCCGCAGCGGCAGGACAGTCTGCTGGCGCAAGTTTGGCTGCAGCCCGATAGAAATGCGCAGCAAGTGACGGCTGCCTTGGAGGAAGAAGCCGCATATTATGAAGCTTTGGAGGAGCGTTCACGAACAGCGAAGGAGGCGCTGGCTTCGCAGCTGCAGCTTCAGGAAGCGGAGCTGCGCGACAGCATGCTCCTGAACAATCGCCTGGATGAATTGGAGTCACTGAGGGAGAAACTCGCTGTGCTGGATGGGCAGAAGGCAGACATCGAGCATACGGAGCAGCAGTGGCGGTTGGCTGAACAAGCAGCGAAGATCGAGCCTTTTGAGGAGCAAACAAGAAGGGCGGATCAGCTCCGCAAGGCGAAACAGCAGGAGTGCGCAGAGCAGGAACAAGCACGCTTGTATTTGCAGAAACAGCTTGAAGAAGCGCGTACCCGCTACCTGGAAGAAGAGGCGCGGGAGGATGAGCGGAAAGCCGCTGAAGCACGCTTGCGGCAGCTGCAGGAGTGGGTGCCTGCCGTGCAAGAATTGGCAGTGAGGAAAAGAGAAGTGCAGGCGCTGGAGGAGCAGCTGACGCAGGCCCATGCAGCGATAGAGGATTCGGAACACAAGCTTGCGGAACTGCGCAGTGAGAAGCAAGCCGCAGCGGATCAGCTTAAATTGCTCGATCATGTGCTGGCTGCCTTGCCCGAGAAGCTGGCCGCTTTGGAGCGCATGCGCCACAAGGCGCGATTGCTGAAGGAACTGATCCGGCTCGAGGAGCAAATGAGCGAATTTGCAGAAGCGGAGAAGAAGCTGCAGCAGCAATTGGCGGCGGCCAAGGAAGAGCATGATCGGCTGGAAACAGGCTGGATCGAAGGTCAGGCCGGTTTGCTGGCTGCGCATCTGCACGACGGCGAGCCGTGCCCGGTATGCGGGAGCAAGATGCATCCGATGAAAGCGGATGCGCAGCAATCAGTCCCATCACGAGAAGCGCTGCAGAAGGCGAAGGAAGAGCTGACTGCTGTAGAGCAGGTGTTCGCAACAGCCAAGGCTGAAGCAGCCGCAGCACAATCCGGTTGGCGCAGCAAGGAAATGGATAGGCTGGAATATGGAATACAGCCGCGAGACCTTGCACTGCAAATGGCTGAATTGGAGGCTGAAGGCAAGAACTTGCGTGCGGAAACGGAAACGTTGAAAGCACAAGCTGCGCATCGCGATGAGCAGAGAAGCCGGATGGAAAAGCTGGAGGCCGAATTGGACAAGCAGCAGCAGCGGAGAGAACAGCAGCAGCAGCGGTATCATGCGCTGCAGATGGAGCTCGGCTCCAAGCAATCGTTGCTGCAAAGCGAGCTGGCTCGCATTCCGGCGGAGCTTCAATCGCCTGAGCATCTGCAGGCTCAAATACAAGATCAAGAGCGCGTATGCGGTGAGTTGGCGCGCGCCTGGAAGCAAGCGCAATTATTGCGCGAACAGCTTGAAACGCAGCATGCTGCGCAAGAAGCCAGCGTTATCCAGCTTCGCAGACAAGCGGAAGACGCGGACATAGCATGGCGGGATGCGGAAGCACGCTTCCAGGCTGAGCTTGTCAAGGCCGGGTTTGCTGATGAAAGCTCCTATACGCAAGTCAAGCTTCCGGAGGAAAATCGCAAGGCTTTGCGACAGCGGCTGGATCAATTTGCCGAAACCTATGCAACACTACGCGCACAACGGGATTCGCTTCAGCAGGAACTGGGCGATCGGCAGGCGGTTGATATAAGCGGAATACAGCAAGCGATAGTCCGTACAAAGGAAGAATTGGAGCAGGCGCTGTCTGCGGTCCAGCAAGCTGCAAGGCATAAGGCAGATGCAGACAGAATTCGTACAGCGATTGGACAGAAGGCCATTCAATTGAAGGAAGTCGAATCAGACTTGGAGCAGGTGATGGATATCCACAATATGCTGAAGGGCGACAATGCATGGAAAATGTCGTTCGAGCGGTATATCCTCATTGAATATTTGGAGCAGATTTTGCATGCGGCGAATCTCAGACTCCAGCAGCTGTCGAATGGGCAGTTTTTGCTGCAGCGCAGCGGCAGATTAGAGGCAAGAGGGCGGCAGAGCGGTCTTGGCCTGGATGTGTTTGATGCGTATACCGGCCAAAATCGCGATGTCAAAACATTATCAGGCGGCGAAAAATTTCATGCCTCGCTCAGTCTGGCCCTGGGTATGACTGACGTGATTCAGGCAGCTCAAGGCGGCATCTCTATTGAAATGATGCTCATTGACGAGGGATTCGGGTCACTGGACGAAGATTCTTTGAACAAGGCGATCGCGGCGCTTGCGGATTTGCAGCGCTCCGGACGAATGATTGGCGTGATCTCCCATGTGACCGAATTGAAACAAGCTTTCCCTGCCGTGCTGGAGGTCGTGAAGACACGGGAAGGATGCAGCCGTACGACATTTTTAATCAAATAA
- a CDS encoding NAD(P)-dependent oxidoreductase: MKVGFIGLGNMGLPMALNLHKAGFETYGKNRSEGKEKKFAEQGGNIGLSISELAAQMDVVITCLPMPADVEGVYTGADGLLASAKKGLILIDCSTVSPGLNQQLFAQAEQAGVSFLDAPVSGGTTGAEAGTLSIMVGGKEEVFNKVKPVLEAMGKNITFVGPSGSGSAAKLINQLMVGIHTQAVSEAYALSKSFGLDSDMLFNILTNSFAQSRIMDRHYPDFIAKESYEPGFALKLLTKDMNLVAGMAEECKVNLTAGSSVRELLNRAVADGYGDLDMSGAYKYQLANDEKQK; the protein is encoded by the coding sequence ATGAAAGTAGGATTTATCGGATTAGGCAACATGGGGTTGCCGATGGCGCTGAACCTGCATAAGGCAGGTTTTGAGACTTACGGTAAGAATCGCAGTGAGGGCAAGGAGAAGAAGTTTGCAGAGCAAGGCGGCAACATTGGACTGTCCATCTCCGAACTGGCTGCCCAAATGGATGTCGTCATCACTTGCTTGCCGATGCCTGCTGATGTAGAAGGCGTCTATACAGGCGCTGACGGCTTGCTGGCATCTGCGAAGAAGGGGCTTATATTAATCGATTGCAGCACGGTATCCCCCGGATTGAATCAGCAGCTCTTTGCCCAAGCCGAGCAGGCGGGCGTTTCATTCCTTGATGCGCCAGTAAGCGGCGGCACGACCGGAGCGGAAGCAGGCACATTGAGCATTATGGTCGGAGGCAAGGAAGAAGTATTCAATAAGGTGAAGCCTGTTCTTGAGGCAATGGGCAAAAACATTACATTCGTCGGTCCATCGGGCAGCGGTTCGGCGGCCAAGCTGATCAATCAGCTGATGGTCGGCATTCACACACAAGCAGTCAGCGAAGCCTATGCGCTAAGCAAAAGCTTCGGCCTCGACTCCGACATGCTGTTCAACATTTTGACGAACAGTTTCGCGCAAAGCCGAATCATGGATCGTCACTATCCGGACTTTATTGCGAAGGAATCTTATGAGCCCGGCTTTGCTTTGAAGCTGCTGACCAAGGATATGAATCTTGTAGCCGGCATGGCAGAGGAATGCAAGGTGAATTTGACAGCAGGAAGCTCCGTACGCGAATTGCTGAATCGCGCGGTTGCAGATGGCTATGGCGATCTGGACATGTCCGGCGCATACAAATATCAGCTGGCTAATGACGAGAAGCAAAAATGA
- a CDS encoding gamma-glutamylcyclotransferase family protein, whose translation MPLVFVYGTLREGEANFGFMRRARCVARKAWIHGQLIDTGEGYPGLIRTHTSVPVDQPPQVVGEVYEVSLSLLAWLDRLERFIEPGHPDNVYERIETTVKADTQTLKAWVYEYVTDIPESERFFDWIAYRKRRNNAD comes from the coding sequence GTGCCGCTTGTGTTTGTTTATGGTACTTTAAGAGAGGGAGAGGCGAACTTTGGCTTCATGCGTCGTGCGCGTTGTGTCGCTCGCAAGGCGTGGATTCACGGCCAACTCATTGACACTGGAGAAGGCTATCCCGGTTTGATCCGAACGCACACCTCCGTTCCGGTTGACCAGCCGCCGCAAGTAGTTGGCGAGGTGTATGAAGTTTCCTTAAGCCTGTTGGCCTGGCTAGACAGACTGGAGCGTTTTATCGAGCCCGGTCATCCGGATAATGTGTATGAACGAATCGAAACAACCGTGAAGGCAGACACGCAAACCCTTAAAGCCTGGGTCTATGAATATGTGACGGATATACCGGAGAGTGAACGGTTCTTCGATTGGATAGCATACCGCAAACGACGAAACAACGCAGATTAA
- the hisJ gene encoding histidinol-phosphatase HisJ has product MELKWDGHTHTRFCYHGSDASSEAYIDRAIELGFQRYTLSEHPPLPARWVEEESLYRELAMPREELADYIQYAKRMKRIYEGRIEITVGLELDHLPGRTDYTESLFADWQHELEDVVYSVHYLPGAGGAMRCVDFTPDYFREHLLSYYGTMDKLVEEYYDHVEAAIEWVSRLPVRSRIGHINLIEKFAAVLPEADQALIRRRQERLVPLLVRTGVGVDVNTAGMRVATCGKPYVPEWMIAACRQAGVPCIFGSDAHKPEHVGTGWDWFEQLGKSSR; this is encoded by the coding sequence ATGGAATTGAAATGGGATGGACACACGCACACTCGTTTCTGTTATCATGGCAGTGATGCAAGTTCAGAAGCGTATATCGACCGGGCGATAGAGCTTGGCTTTCAGCGGTATACGTTGAGTGAGCATCCTCCATTGCCGGCGCGGTGGGTGGAAGAGGAGAGCCTGTACCGGGAACTCGCCATGCCCCGGGAGGAACTCGCCGACTACATCCAGTACGCGAAGCGAATGAAACGAATCTACGAGGGACGCATCGAAATCACCGTAGGTCTGGAGCTGGATCACTTGCCAGGACGAACGGATTATACGGAAAGCCTCTTTGCCGATTGGCAGCATGAATTGGAAGATGTGGTGTATTCTGTTCATTATTTGCCGGGGGCGGGCGGTGCTATGAGGTGTGTGGATTTCACTCCGGACTATTTCCGTGAGCATCTCTTGTCATATTATGGGACGATGGACAAGCTTGTGGAGGAGTATTACGATCATGTGGAAGCGGCCATCGAATGGGTCTCGCGCCTGCCTGTCCGCTCCAGGATCGGACACATAAACCTGATCGAGAAGTTCGCCGCCGTGCTGCCTGAAGCCGATCAGGCGCTGATTCGGCGCAGGCAGGAACGACTGGTGCCGCTGCTTGTCCGCACAGGCGTAGGCGTAGATGTGAATACGGCAGGCATGCGCGTGGCCACCTGCGGCAAGCCGTATGTGCCGGAATGGATGATTGCCGCCTGCCGTCAGGCAGGCGTGCCGTGCATATTCGGTTCGGACGCGCATAAGCCTGAGCATGTGGGCACAGGCTGGGATTGGTTCGAACAGCTCGGCAAGAGCAGCAGGTAG
- a CDS encoding thymidine kinase: MAQLYYKYGTMNSGKSFEIIKVAHNYEEQDKPVMIFSPAIDDRSGADVVGSRVGFSRPAISVDAGTNMYDIVKTRLADVTLKRVYCVLVDEAQFLSKAHVLQLTQIVDELGVPVMAFGLKNDFQNQLFEGSYNLLVYADKIEEIKTICWYCDRKATMVIRLRDGVPVNEGEQIQIGGNEDYKPVCRRCYHASFQ, translated from the coding sequence GTGGCACAGTTGTATTACAAGTATGGAACGATGAACAGCGGCAAATCTTTTGAAATTATTAAAGTCGCCCATAATTATGAGGAACAGGACAAGCCTGTCATGATTTTTTCACCGGCGATCGACGACCGGAGCGGAGCTGACGTGGTCGGCTCCCGGGTGGGCTTCAGCAGGCCAGCCATATCGGTAGACGCAGGAACGAACATGTATGACATTGTAAAAACGAGGCTGGCGGATGTGACTTTGAAGCGAGTCTATTGTGTGCTTGTTGATGAAGCGCAGTTTTTGAGCAAGGCGCATGTGCTCCAGCTTACGCAAATTGTGGATGAGCTCGGTGTGCCGGTCATGGCGTTCGGCTTGAAGAACGATTTTCAGAATCAGCTCTTTGAGGGCAGTTACAATTTGCTGGTGTATGCGGACAAAATAGAAGAGATTAAGACCATTTGCTGGTACTGCGATCGCAAAGCGACCATGGTCATTCGCTTAAGGGATGGCGTGCCTGTGAATGAGGGAGAGCAAATTCAGATAGGCGGAAATGAAGACTACAAGCCGGTATGCCGCCGCTGCTATCATGCGTCATTTCAATAA
- a CDS encoding exonuclease SbcCD subunit D, with translation MKWIHTADWHLGKLVQGVHMTEDQRYVLEQLLQAIVEERPDAVIIAGDLYDRAVPPTEAVELLSETLQRIIVDLHTPVLAIAGNHDSPDRLDFAAKIMEQRGLHLAGRLRRELEPVVLHDEAGEVHFHLIPYADPAQARHVLDDDSIRTHDDMMRAIISRLEERMSRQARHVLIGHAFVTPHGEPQDNTSDSERPLAIGGAEHVRAEWFRPFHYVALGHLHQAHYVGSETIRYAGSPLKYSISEENHRKGFYVVEMDASGGIQVDKRLFSPLRDMRRVKATMEELLTHPVNEDYVFVTLLNEHPVLYPMEKVRTVYPNALHVERRPPAAVAADSQESELPRARREADPAALFAAFYEEVQGRPPGEAQQALLIETWNELLRAEGDGA, from the coding sequence ATGAAGTGGATACATACGGCAGATTGGCACTTGGGAAAGCTTGTGCAGGGCGTGCATATGACCGAGGATCAGCGCTATGTGCTGGAACAGCTTCTGCAAGCAATTGTAGAAGAACGGCCCGATGCGGTCATTATCGCGGGCGATTTGTACGATCGCGCGGTTCCGCCTACCGAGGCTGTGGAGCTGCTAAGTGAGACTCTGCAACGCATCATCGTAGATTTGCATACACCTGTGTTGGCCATCGCGGGCAACCATGACAGTCCCGACCGTCTCGATTTCGCAGCGAAAATTATGGAACAGCGGGGACTGCATTTGGCAGGGCGCCTGCGCAGAGAACTGGAACCTGTAGTGCTGCATGATGAGGCGGGCGAGGTGCATTTTCATCTAATTCCTTATGCTGATCCGGCGCAAGCCCGGCATGTGCTGGACGATGATTCGATTCGCACGCATGATGATATGATGCGCGCGATTATTAGTCGCCTGGAAGAACGAATGAGCCGGCAAGCCCGCCATGTGCTGATCGGGCATGCCTTCGTTACGCCGCATGGCGAACCGCAGGATAATACCAGCGATTCCGAGAGACCGCTGGCCATCGGAGGAGCGGAGCATGTGCGGGCGGAATGGTTCCGTCCCTTTCACTATGTAGCTTTAGGCCATCTGCACCAAGCCCATTATGTGGGGAGCGAAACAATTCGCTATGCGGGCTCGCCGCTCAAATATTCGATTTCCGAGGAGAATCATCGCAAGGGCTTCTACGTGGTGGAAATGGACGCAAGCGGGGGCATACAGGTGGACAAACGACTGTTCTCCCCATTGCGCGATATGCGCAGGGTTAAAGCGACGATGGAAGAGCTGTTGACCCACCCGGTAAACGAAGACTACGTTTTTGTTACGTTGCTCAATGAGCATCCCGTGCTGTATCCGATGGAGAAGGTCCGGACGGTGTATCCGAATGCGCTGCATGTGGAGAGAAGACCGCCGGCGGCCGTTGCCGCGGATTCGCAAGAAAGCGAGCTGCCGCGTGCAAGAAGGGAAGCGGATCCTGCCGCTTTGTTTGCTGCATTTTACGAGGAAGTGCAAGGACGTCCGCCGGGAGAAGCCCAACAGGCACTGCTGATCGAAACATGGAACGAACTGCTGCGCGCGGAAGGAGATGGCGCATGA
- a CDS encoding MFS transporter, with product MWILWAGVLLCSASYTMSVPFLPLFLFDLGVQAEAVNLWAGIVHASAFMVGAFMAPLWGAVADKYGRKKMVIRAGLSLAIIYALIAFVRNPWELIVVRMLHGLVGGFVPASMAIVASVAPENKMGASLGIMQAGTMTGGILGPLFGSLLATWFGQRMSFLVAGGVIFVASLAVIFWVKEGKPAAARSKMKMREQFRTALHHRPLLSMLLLLLTFQLAFNMIQPLLTLHIANMKGNVQDAVLSSGLVFALIGAAGIIASPLWGRTGERRGYRPTLVICLVCAGIMLGIQFFIDQLWLFVAVQFVFGLFMAGVVPIVNTLVLRSMGKDFQGRSLGLTASANQLGGLVGPLAGGLLGYFMDIHWIFLTAGLILIVQGYAVYSSWKKRAADEDEPLSAS from the coding sequence ATGTGGATCTTGTGGGCCGGTGTATTGCTGTGCAGCGCGAGCTATACGATGTCGGTGCCTTTTCTGCCGTTGTTCTTGTTCGATCTGGGTGTGCAGGCAGAGGCAGTGAATTTATGGGCGGGTATAGTGCATGCTTCGGCTTTTATGGTAGGCGCTTTCATGGCGCCGTTGTGGGGAGCGGTGGCGGATAAGTATGGGCGCAAGAAAATGGTCATTCGGGCGGGGTTGAGCCTTGCGATCATTTACGCGTTAATCGCGTTTGTGCGCAATCCATGGGAGCTGATTGTCGTGCGCATGCTGCACGGTCTGGTTGGCGGCTTTGTGCCGGCTTCGATGGCCATTGTAGCCAGCGTGGCGCCAGAGAACAAGATGGGCGCAAGCCTCGGCATCATGCAGGCGGGAACGATGACTGGCGGCATTCTCGGTCCGCTGTTCGGTTCCTTGCTTGCAACATGGTTCGGGCAGCGCATGTCCTTTCTAGTCGCAGGCGGTGTCATCTTTGTCGCCTCGCTGGCCGTTATCTTTTGGGTGAAAGAAGGAAAGCCTGCGGCGGCGCGCAGCAAGATGAAGATGCGCGAGCAGTTCCGCACAGCGCTGCATCATCGGCCGCTGTTGTCGATGTTATTGCTGCTGCTGACATTTCAGCTTGCCTTCAATATGATCCAGCCGCTCTTGACGTTGCACATTGCCAATATGAAGGGGAATGTGCAAGATGCTGTGCTGTCGTCCGGCCTGGTATTTGCGCTTATCGGGGCTGCCGGCATTATTGCGTCTCCCCTGTGGGGCAGAACTGGGGAACGGCGCGGATATCGGCCAACCTTGGTCATTTGTCTCGTTTGTGCAGGCATTATGCTGGGCATTCAATTTTTTATTGACCAATTGTGGCTGTTCGTCGCAGTACAGTTTGTGTTCGGCCTGTTTATGGCAGGGGTGGTGCCGATCGTGAATACGCTGGTGCTGCGCAGCATGGGAAAAGATTTTCAAGGCCGCTCACTAGGATTAACAGCCAGTGCGAACCAACTGGGCGGACTGGTTGGTCCGTTGGCGGGCGGTTTGCTCGGCTATTTCATGGACATTCATTGGATTTTCTTGACGGCGGGGCTCATTCTCATTGTGCAGGGGTACGCCGTGTATTCGAGCTGGAAGAAGAGGGCGGCGGATGAAGATGAACCGTTGTCTGCATCATAA